The genomic DNA GACGACTCGCGATCTGGGCAATCTGGAGCGCGGGTTTTCCGGCGGGCTGCGGCGCGCCTTCGACGGGCTGATCTTTGACGGCCGGTCGCTGTCGGACACGTTGGGGTCAGTGGCCAAGTCGATGATCAACACCGCCTATGCGGCGGCGATCAACCCGGTGATGAAACAGGCGGGGTCGCTGCTGGCGGACGGGATCAACGCGGCGGTGTCGGGGGCGATGCCTTTTGCCAATGGTGCACCCTTCAGCCAGGGGCGCGTGATGCCCTTTGCCAAGGGCGGTGTGGTCAGCAGCCCCACGTCCTTCGGGATGCGCGGCGGCACCGGCCTGATGGGCGAGGCCGGGCCGGAG from Loktanella sp. M215 includes the following:
- a CDS encoding phage tail tape measure protein, whose translation is MNEMDQIDSLDVTTAALERTLGDTAAMAASFDATLRGMQGTLGETTRDLGNLERGFSGGLRRAFDGLIFDGRSLSDTLGSVAKSMINTAYAAAINPVMKQAGSLLADGINAAVSGAMPFANGAPFSQGRVMPFAKGGVVSSPTSFGMRGGTGLMGEAGPEAIMPLARGADGRLGVRGGGAQTVNVTMHVSTPDVQGFQRSQSQIAAQMGRVLGRGQRNR